The following is a genomic window from bacterium.
ACCAGGTCGTCGAAGCTGAGGCGCCCCAGCTGGCGCCCGAGTTCGCCTCGCTTGAAGCCGTCCGCGGTCTCGCGCGAGATGCGCTCGATCATCCACATGTTCTCGAGGTCGGGCTCGGCGACGGCTGTGAGGTCCTGATCCGAGGCGATCCCTGCCGTGACGGGATCCTCTGCGGTGAGCCGCCGCGGGTTGATCTCGTCGATCCGATCCATGGCCTCTGGAGACGTTCCGAGCGTCGACATGAGCGTCGCGCCGAGTAGGTCGGCGCGGGGCGCGTCGGGATCGGGGAACTCGGGCGTGGCAAGCACCTCCGCGGCCGCGTCATCGAAGAGAGCGTCGAACTCAGTCGGCATCGGCGTCCTCCGCGGCGGCGGGAGCGCCGAGCCGCCGAAGCATGCCGGCGATGGTGTCTCGGACCTGATCCTCCGTGGGTTGCTCGACGCCTCGCCGAACGAGTGCGCGCAGCGCCTGGGTCCTCACCTCGGTCGGCGGGTTGCGCAGGAGCGCCTTGGTGTCAGCCGGCGTGAGCTCGCCGACGCGCTTCGTCTCGCCGAAGGCCGCGAACGTCCACCCGAAGGCCCCCGGCACCAGAATTCGCTCCGAGATCGTTCGCTTGATGATCTCCTCGCGCTCGTCAACGCTGAGGTCTCGGCCCTTCACCTCCCGCTCCTGGCGAGCGGCTCGCTCGAAGGCGTCGAGCATGAGGTCGATCTCCGTCTCGTTTTCGATCTTCGCGCTCCGGAAGCGACGCCGCGCGAAGGCGATGTCGCCGTCCTTCAGCGCACGCGTCGTCTCGAACTTCGTCGGGCTCCGAAGCTCCTTCTGCGCCTCCTGCAGCTCCCGGAAGTCCGGGCGTGCCAGCTTCTCGCGGTGCTGCCAGAGGTCAGTCTTGGCGAAACTCTGGGGGTCCGAGCGCCGGAGCCTGACCAGCTTCCGCCACGTCGCGGGATCCGTCTCGTCGACGAACGCCTCGCCGCGGGCCTGCTTCGCAATGCGCTTGTCGAGGTACTCGAGCATCCGGCGGCGCTGCGCGACGGGAACCCCGGGAAGGATCTCCGCTTCGCCCCCGCCATCGAGCAGTCGCTCCCAGCTCGCGTCGGTGTCGGCTTCTGCCTTCTGGCGCGCGGCGAACGCTTCCTCGTTCGTGCGCGTCTTCACGCGCTTCACCACTTCGTCGCGGAGCTTCGGATCCTCGACTGCGCGCGCGGCCGCCAGGCGCGCGTCGAGCGTCGGAAGGCCTGCGACGATTGAGTCGGTGACCCGTTGCGCCTGGCCTCGAATCCCGTCGAGCTCGACCGACTTCGCCAGCTCGCCGAGGCGGGCAGGATGGATGAACGACTGGAATCGCTCGAGGAGCTCGCGCGCCCCCTCGTGGTCGACTGTAGCGAGTCGCTGGATCGACGTTGCGAGGGCAGGGGAGAGCACCTCCTGAACCTGCACCGCTCTGGTGTTCTCGTCCCATCCTCCCGCGTCGCCCAGCTCGTCGATCTTGCCGACGATCTCTGCCATCGCGGCCGTTCGATCGTCGTTGGTGTCCGCTCGTGCGACGCGGTCAGCGGCGACCTTCAGGAACGCCTGGTTCGTGAGCGCCTCGTACGCACTCATCTCCCGCGCCGCGTGGCGCTGGAGCTGGGCGACCATTCGTGCCTCGCGAATACCCCAGGCGCGTTCGAAGGCTTCCGTCTGGACGCCCTGCCGGAGCTTTCCGGCAAACTCGCTACGGATTCGCGCCAGCGAGTCGCGGCCCACGCTCGCGACGTCGGGCGATCCATCGCCCCCGATCGCTTGGAGTCCGCGGCGGTTGAGCAGACCCGTCTCCGCGTTGTGCCAGGCGTCCAGTGCCCGGGCCTCGGCTCCGACCAGAGCGTCGGTCACCATGGCCATATCCGTCCGCCGCTTCATGTCGATGGCGATTCCGCCGACGGCGTCGCCAGCCGCGCCGAGCCCCTGAGCAATCGCATCGAGACCTACGTCTTCGGCTTGCACGCGACCGAGCGGGACCGCCTCCGCGATTCGGTCGCCCTGTGTGCTCTTCGGAACGATCGGCGCCATCGATCAGCCCTCCGTGCTTCCGTGCGTCTCGCGGCGGATGATCTCGACAGCGTTCAGCTTCTCGTCCGTGGGCTCCGTGTCCTCGTCGTCCGATTCGCCACGACGCGCCTTCCGGATCGCCTGAAGCTCTTCCGATTCGACGTAGGCGGCGACATCCGGATCCTCGAGGGCCTGAGCGGCGTCTCCGATTCGCTCGAGAAGCCCCTCGTAGAGGTTCATCTCGTCTCCGACACGGTCGGGCCTGTCCCCGAGCGCGTACGTGACTCGCGCCGCGACGGCGGCGAGGATGCGGCCCTTGAGGGCGCCGTCGAAGGGAATCCCGCGCGTGCAGTCGAGCGACGTCATCTGCGGCAGCGAGGGGTTCTTGCGACGGCGCACGACCGACGCGAGAACTTGGCGCGACTCCTGTGCGTTCTTGGTGATCCACTCGAGGCATTCGGTGAGGCCGACCAGGTGGTTCTCCGCCTCCTCGAGGCGGGTGCAGATCTGCCACGCTCGGGCAGCCTCCTCCTTCTCGATACCCACGCGCTTCTTGATGCGCGCGATCAGCTCAGCTTCCGATTCGTCGGACTCGGCCAGCCGCTTCAGCCGCTCGATGGCGTCGAGCTGATGCTGGCGGCTTGCGTTCGCACTGCGCTGCCGCCTGAGCTCCTCATTGACCTCCTCGCCGGGTTCCGTCACTGACGTAGCTACGAGCGCGTCATAGCGCTGCTCGCCCTGCTGCTGCTCAGCCCTGAGTGACTGCTCTCGGACAACCAGGTCCGCGTAGCTGACCCGCGGCGTGCTCGTTTCGATTTCCGTGCTCATTTGCCTCGTCCTTTCGATCGCGTCTCGCGCTTGATGCGGGAGAGCAGGTTGATCAACTCGGGATGGCGCCCGACGCTGGTGTCGTCGAGCCACGCTCGGAGCTCCGGCGTGCCGAACTTCTCGATCACCTCGAGCGCTTCGCGGCGCCGTTTCGCGGCGTCGGGCAGCTTCTCCATCGCCTCGTCCCAGTCGGCCGCCTGGTCCTTCAACGCCGCGGCAACGTCTGCGGCCCGCTGCCGGCGAAGGAATTCGAGGCCGCCGCGGTAGCTGGCCATTCGGTCGGTCGTGCTCATTCGGTTCCTATCTCCTCAACGCCTTCTTGCGCGTGGACCGTCCCATCCTCGACGGTCTCCGCGTCGACGACGCGCGTTTCCTGACTGGCTCGGCTGCGACCGTGGGGGCCTCGTCGAAGGTGCTGCTGATCTCGACAGTGGGCGGCGGCGCCATGGCACGCATTCGGGCCTCTCGGATCTGATCACTCATGAGGCGGTCGTCCGACAGGACGTCGTCGGGAACGCGCCCCTCCGCCGCGAGAATCAACCTCGTGAACGCCTCGAGCTGCGCCGGGGTCGACGCGGACAGTGCGGCCGCCAGCACCTTCGCAGCGAGGGCATCGGAGAACGTCTTGTCCCCGTCGAGCAGCGCAACCTGCTCGGGGGTGAGCTGGGAGATCAGCTCCGGGGTCACCCCCTGGTCCAGGAGCCGACGCATCGAGCCCGCGAAACCGCCTATGCGCTTCACTGCGTTCTGCGCGCGCTGGCGCTTCGATGAGCCCCCGGGGTTGCCGCTCTGGCCGGGGGCCCACGGCGGACGGAGGTTGGCGTGTGTCTTCCGAGAGCTATCAGGCACGGCCACCCCCGGTGCCCGCCCGGTGCCCGGGGGCCATTGCGGCGCGTGAAGCGCCCCTCAGCGCGACCCTGTCGCTCTTGGGATCAAGCCCGAGCCCGTGGACGCCTTGGACGCTTCGAACCCCGTTTCCCATAGGTTCTCCGGAATTCCTCCCTCGCGAAAAGAAGTGGAAATCGCGTCCAACGCGTCCAAAGCGTCCCGCGACCGTCATTCGCCCCTCAGCGCGAGGCCTTCACGTCCCCGCTTGCCGCCGACCTTGGCCTTCTCGAAACCGAGCTCGGTCAGCTTCTTGCCGAAGGCGACCTTCGTCATGGCGCGCTCGCCCGCACTGTCGGCCCAGTCCCGATAGGCTCGGAAGAGCGCATCCGACGTCGCGAACAGGCTGGGGCTGCGCTCACACCGGTCCTCGAGAAACTCCCCGAAGACATCCGACTCCTGCCGGTAGTCTTCTGTCGCACCGGTGACCGCCTGCGGCGCCTTCAGGCCTCCCGCGAGCTGGTACTTGACGCATCCCTCGACGCACCAAGCGAGCACGCTCGGCAGCTCCGCATGCAGCTTTTGAGCGAGCTTCGGGTCTCGCTCCTGTTCCGGAATCGTCACGTTGAACGGCACGAGCTTGATCCGCCGCCAGATCCCGAGATCCTGCCCAGTGATCACCGGCTTGTGGTTCGTCGAGAGCCACACCGAGAAGGCAGGTGTGAACTCGAAGTGCTCGGCCCACATGAATCGCGCGGTGATCGTATCGCCACCGGTGAGGGCCTTGACCTTCGCCTCGTTCAGGCGCCGGTTCTCGTCGCTCTCTGAGGCGCTCACGAACCGAGCGCCCTTGAGTCGAGCGACGTCGTTCGAGATGCCGCCTGAGCCCTTCTGGGATGCCATCAGCGTCTCCGCCGGAGTGTTCTTCGCGTAGTCGCCCAGCGCGGCACGGAGGGTCTCAACGAATCGGCTCTTGCCGTTCGCCCCGGATCCCCAGAGGATGAAGAGCACCTCCTCGAGCGTCATGCCGATCAGGCTGTAGCCAACCGCCCGGTGAACGAACTCGCGGACCTCGGGGTCCGGCAGCCATCGCTCAACGCAGTCCTCCCACAGCTTGGATCGCTGCGTCTCGTCGTACACGGTGCCCGCCACCATCGAGCACATGTCGTTCGGGTGATTGGTCATCGTGTCACCGGATCGGAGATCAACCACGCAGTTCTGTGCGTTCAGCGCCCACGGGTCTGCATCGAAGTCGTCGGGCGAGGCAGCGATGCCCGGCTCGGACTGAGCCAGAGAGAGCATCGCGCGCAGGCTCTTCTCCGATTCGGTACGCGTCCCGTGCTGGGCGAGACGCTTGCGATCGGCCTCCGTCGGACAGGCACCGGCCTGCTTGTAGATCTCCGGCGGCACGTCTCGCGCTAGCCGCATGATCTCGCCGGTTGTGTCGATCGCCCAGCGGGTTCCGTTGTAGACGAGCCACCGCTTGTAGGCCTGCACGTACCGGACGCGGTGCCCATGGAGACGGGCGAATCGCTGTGCATTCCCGAGGTCGGTCTCGCGCTCGAGTGACGGGACCGAACAGATCTCGCGAATCGCGTTCTCGCGGTCGCGGTAGTCGCCGCTGAGCGCAATCGTCTCGAGCAGATCGTCGGCGCTCATCAGTCGTCGTCTCCGGCGTCAGGTCGCACCGGCGAGGCCCAGTGCTTCAGCGTCTCGTGGGACAGGGCGCCGCCGGTCTTGCGCCCGGCCTCGATCTCCCGGGCCACTTGCCGAGCCCAGGCGAGTACGACGTCGACCTGGTCGCTCGCCGGCTGCGACCTGAAGGCGCCGAGCACCGCCAGCAGATAGGGCGTGTCGTTGATCCCCGCCGCCCGCGCTCGAATGACATGAGCTGCCGCATCGGGCGAGTGCTCCTTGCCCCAACTCAGCAGCACTTCGGAGAGGAGTTCGTGCGCGGCCCTGGGAGTCAGAGTCGGCACGAGCCGTAACACCTCGTCCAAGAGGCT
Proteins encoded in this region:
- a CDS encoding phage/plasmid primase, P4 family: MSADDLLETIALSGDYRDRENAIREICSVPSLERETDLGNAQRFARLHGHRVRYVQAYKRWLVYNGTRWAIDTTGEIMRLARDVPPEIYKQAGACPTEADRKRLAQHGTRTESEKSLRAMLSLAQSEPGIAASPDDFDADPWALNAQNCVVDLRSGDTMTNHPNDMCSMVAGTVYDETQRSKLWEDCVERWLPDPEVREFVHRAVGYSLIGMTLEEVLFILWGSGANGKSRFVETLRAALGDYAKNTPAETLMASQKGSGGISNDVARLKGARFVSASESDENRRLNEAKVKALTGGDTITARFMWAEHFEFTPAFSVWLSTNHKPVITGQDLGIWRRIKLVPFNVTIPEQERDPKLAQKLHAELPSVLAWCVEGCVKYQLAGGLKAPQAVTGATEDYRQESDVFGEFLEDRCERSPSLFATSDALFRAYRDWADSAGERAMTKVAFGKKLTELGFEKAKVGGKRGREGLALRGE